A segment of the Streptomyces sp. L2 genome:
GCGCAGCCCGAGGCAGGCCACCGCGGCGTCGTAGGCGGGCCCGTCGTCGGGGAACCGGGCGTCCCAGTCGGCCGCCCGGGCGGTGAAGAACTCCTGGACGTGCGTGTGGTCGTCGCTCATGACCGCATCATTCCTCACCGGTGAGAGGGACGTCCTTGTGCGCATGTTCGAGCGGGACGCGATCGTTCCGTCGCCTCTCTGTGTCAGATTCCAACACCTTTCGAAATGCGCCCCCTTTGTGCCCCCGTGCCCCGGCTAGCGTCCCGGGGCCATGGGACACCTGGACCACGCCGCCTTCGGCTGGCTGACCCCCGTGCTGTCGTACGTGATGGCCTGCACGGGCGCCGCACTGGGACTGCGCTGCACCGTCCGCGCGCTCGGCGCCTCCGGACGCTCGCGCCGCAACTGGCTCGTCACCGCCGCCTCCGCGATCGGGACCGGCATCTGGACCATGCACTTCGTGGCCATGCTTGGCTTCCGCGTGAGCGGCACCGACGTCCGCTACGACGTACCGCTGACCATCCTCAGCCTGCTCGTCGCCATGGCCGTCGTCTGCGCCGGCGTGTTCGTCGTCGGCTACAGCCAGGACCGCAACCGGGCGCTCGTCCTCGGTGGTCTCATCACCGGGCTCGGCGTCGCCAGCATGCACTACCTGGGCATGGTGGCGGTGCGGCTGCACGGCGACGTGACCTACGACCCGGTCCTCGTCGGACTGTCGGTGCTGATCGCCGTGGTGGCCGCGACCGCGGCCCTGTGGGCGGGGCTCAACATCAGGTCCCCCCTCGCGGTCACCGTCGCCTCGCTCGTCATGGGCGCGGCCGTCAGCAGCATGCACTACACCGGCATGTTCGCGGTGAGCGTGCGCGTCACCCCGTCCGGCGAGGCCCTGCCCGGGGCCACGGCGATGCAATTCATCTTCCCCCTCGCCGTCGGCCTCGGGTCCTACCTGTTCATCACCTCCGCCTTCGTCGCCCTCTCGCCCACCACGGACGAGCGATCGGCGTCCGCCTCCGCACAGCGGCCCGTGCGGAACGCCGCCCATGAGCAGGCCTCCGCCTCACCTGCCCGGCCCGGCGCCGGAGCGTCCCCCGACCCACGTACCGAGCGAGGAGGCCATGCGCCCACCCCGTGACATACCGGCCACCGGCACCCGCGTGCCGCCGGCGCACCGCCGCGGCCGGCGCGCGCACGCCGGACCACCCGCGGACGAAGACATCCAGCGCACCCTCGGAACGCTGCCGGACGGCGCGCGCCCACGGTCGAGGCGGTGGCACACACGCCCCCGGACCGTGCGCGCCAAGGTCGTCTGCCTGCTCATGGTGCCCGTCGTCTCCCTCCTCGGCCTGTGGGGCTACGCCGCCGTCAGCACCGCACAGGACGTGGCCGGGCTGCGCGCGTCCCGGCGGGTCGACGCCGAACTGCGCACGCCACTGGCCGCAGCCGTCGCCGCGCTGCAGGCCGAGCGTGCCGATGCCGTGCGCCGGGCCACTGCCCGGGACGCCGACGGGACCAGTGACTACGAAGGGCTCGCCGCCCGCACCGACCGGGCGGTGGCCGCGCTGCGGCTCGGTGACGACGGCACCGTCGCCGACAGCCAGGAACTGCCCGCCCCCGTCTCGGGGCGCCTGAAGGCCTTCGTCACCGGTGCCGAGCGCCTCGGCGCGCTGCGGAAGGCCGTACTCGACCACACGGCAGGATGGGACACGGCCTACGCGCAGTACACCCGCACCATCGCGTCGGCGTTCGCCGTGGACGGCGCGCTCACCGGCATCCAGCAGGCCGACATCGGCTCCCACGCGCGCGTACTGCTCGAATTCTCCCGCGCGGAGGAGGCGTTGGCCCAGGAGGACGCCGTCCTCGGCGGCGCACGCCTGGCCCGAGGCCTCCAGGGCGAGCGGCTGCGGCTCTTCACCGGGGCCGTCTCCACCCGCCGCACCTTCACGGACACGGCTGTCGGCGACCTGCCGGGCCCCCAGCGGTCCGCGTGGCGCGACCTCGCCCACAGCGGCGCCCTCCCCGCGCTGGACAGTGCGGAGGACCGGATCCTCGCCGCGCGGCCCGGCGCCGCCGCACTCGACGCGGTACCCGGTCCGGCCTGGAACACCGCCCACGCGCGCGTGACGGAATGCGGGCCATCGCGACCGGCACCGGCCGGGCCGTCGCGGGGAACTCGGACCCCGTCACGCGCGGGCTGCTCACCCCGGCCGGCGCCGCCGTACTCCTCGGGCTCGCCGCCGTCGCCGCGTCACTCGTCATCTCCGTACGCATCGGCCGCGGCCTCGTCGTCGAACTGGTTAACCTGCGCGACGACGCTCTGGAGATCGCCCGCCGCAAACTTCCCGAGGCGATGCGCAGGCTGCGTGCGGGCGAGGAGATCGACATCCAGGCCGAGGCGCCCTCAGGACCGCCCGCGGAGGACGAGACGGGCCAGGTGGCGGAGGCCCTCACCACCGTGCACCGGGCCGCCCTGCACGCCGCGGTCGAGCGCGCCGAACTCGCCGGCGGCATCTCCGGAGTCTTCGTCAACCTGGCCCGGCGCAGCCAGATCCTGGTCCACCGCCAGCTCGGGCTGCTGGACCGCATGGAACGACGCTCGGACGACCCCAGCGAGCTGAGCGACCTCTTCCGGCTCGACCACCTCACCACCCGCATGCGACGCCACGCTGAGAGCCTGATCATCCTCTCCGGAGCGGCACCGGGCCGAGCCTGGCGCATGCCGGTGTCCCTGACGAACGTCGTCCGCGCCGCGGTGTCCGAGGTCGAGGACTACGCGCGCGTGGAGGTACGCCGCCTCCCCGAGGCGGCCGTCATCGGCACGGCGGTCGCCGACCTCACCCACCTGCTCGCCGAACTCGTCGAGAACGCCGCCCAGTTCTCCCCGCCGCACACGCGCGTGCGGGTCACCGGCGAACCCGTCGGCAACGGCTACGCCCTCGAAGTCGAGGACCGGGGCCTCGGCATGGGAGGCGAAGCCCTCGCCGAGGCCAACCGGCGCATCGAGCAGTCCGAGACCCTCGACCTGTTCGACAGCGACCGCCTCGGCCTCTTCGTGGTCAGCAGACTCGCCTCCCGGCACGGCATCAGGGTCCACCTGCGGACCTCTCCCTATGGCGGTACGACCGCCGTCGTCCTGCTCCCCACGGCGCTCCTGCACATCGCGCCGACGGAACGTTCATCCCCGGGCGGGGCACAGGCGCTGGCGGACCGGCACCGGGCGTACGCGCACGTGCCTCGTGCCACCCCGCCCGGGGACGCCATCCCCGCCCAGGGGCACCGTCCCGCCCTCGCGGTCACCGCCCCCGCACCGCAGACGGAATCGCCGACCGCACCGCAGACGGGGCCGTCGACCGCCACGAACCAGCCGCCACCCCCGGGAGTCGCCACCTTGAGGCCGCATCGCCCACCGAACGACCCCGAACCACCCGACGGCCTGCCCCGCCGGGTACGCCAGGCGAGCCTCGCCCCACAACTCCGCCACCCGCCGGCCGACCACCCGCCGGCCACTTCCGCTCCGGGCGCCGACGATCCGCGCACCCCCGAACTCGTACGGGACCGGATGGCCGCCTACCGAGACGGCTGGGCGCGCGGCGGCGGCAGGCGACCCGGCCGCGGCACCACCACGGGCCCGGAAGCGGGCAGCGACATCAGTGAAGGAGACGGCGCATGATCCACGACCCGAACCCGGGGGCCGCCCAGCGGTCCGGCGAGGTCGACTGGCTGCTGGACGACCTGGTGGCGCGGGTGCGCGAGGTACGGCACGCCGTCGTCCTGTCCAACGACGGTCTGGCCGTCGGCGCCTCGACCGGCCTCGAACGCGCGGACGCCGAGCACCTCGCCGCCGTGGCGTCGGGCTTCAACAGTCTCGCCAAGGGCGCGGGACGCCACTTCGGAGCAGGGAGCGTACGCCAGACCATGGTCGAGATGGACGACGCCTTCCTCTTCGTGGCCGCCGCCGGCGACGGCTCCTGCCTGGCGCTGCTCACCGCCGCCACGGCGGACATCGGCCTGGTCGCCTACGAGATGGCACGCCTGGTCAAGCGCGTCGGTGAACACCTGGGCACGGCACCGCGCGTCGCGGCCCGGCCGCCGGCCGCCGGATGAACCCGGAGGGCGGCACGCATGACCGAGGACAGGACCGGCGTCCCCCTGGAGCCGGGCAGCCAGTGGTACGACGGCGAGGCCGGGCCCCTGGTCCGCCCGTATGCCATGACCGGTGGACGCACCCGGCCCGGCCCCACCGGAGTGCGCTTCGACCTCATCGCCCTGGTCACCCTGGACCCCGGTGCTCCCGCGATCGGTCTCGACTCCCCGTTCGGACCCGAACACCGCACCCTCATCGGCCTGTGCCGCACGGAGACCCAGTCCGTCGCCGAACTCGCCGCCGACGCAGACCTCCCGGTGGGAGTGGTCAGGGTCCTCCTCGGCGACCTCCTGGAACTGGGGTGCGTCACCGTCAGCCGCCCGGTGCCTCCGGCGCACCTGCCCGACGAACGGATTCTGCGCGAGGTCATCGCCGGACTGCGGGCCCTGTAGACGGGCGTCCGCGACCACCAGCGAGGACGCCGCCTCCGCACCGTGCCCCCCACCCCGCCGTCTGAGCTCCGCCGCCCGCCCCCCGCCCTTCACGTCCCGAGCACGCCGACATCGACGAACCCCCGCCCACCCGAGAGAAGTGATCATGGTCTCCGAGCAGCACGGCCCCGGCGGCGACACGTCCGCCCTGGCGCTGAAGATACTGGTCGCCGGCGGCTTCGGCGTCGGCAAGACGACCCTGGTGGGCGCCGTCAGCGAGATCCGCCCCCTGCGCACCGAGGAACTGCTGAGCGAGGCGGGACAGTCCGTGGACGACACGGACGGAGTGGACCAGAAGGTGACCACCACCGTCGCCATGGACTTCGGCCGCATCACCATCCGCTCCGGTCTCTCGCTGTACCTCTTCGGCACGCCCGGACAGGACCGCTTCTGGTTCCTGTGGGACGAACTCTCGCAGGGCGCGCTCGGTGCCGTAGTCCTCGCGGACACCCGGCGGCTGGAGGACTGCTTCCCGGCGGTCGACTACTTCGAGCACCGGCAGATCCCGTTCGTCGTCGCCGTCAACTGCTTCGCCGGGGCCCGCACGTACGGCGCTCCCGACGTCTCCCGCGCCCTCGACCTCGACCGGGGCACACCCGTCGTCCTGTGCGACGCCCGTGAACGCGACTCCGGCAAGGACGTCCTGATCCAGCTCGTCGAGTACGCCGGGCGGATGCACACCGCCCGGCTGCTCGACTCGGTCGGCTGACCGCGTTCCTCAGTCCGCGATGCCCCGCACCGCCAGGGCCTTGTCGATCGTCATCCGGACCAGCAGCTCGCCCGGAACTCCGTTGCGCTCGCCGAACTCCCCGGCGCGCGCCTCGCCCATGTAGCGTGCGGCGATCCGGGTGGCCCACAGGCGCACCTCGTCCAGTTCCTCCGACAGCCGGGCGCGACCGCTGAGCACCACGAAGCCGAACGGCGGTCGGTCGTCGTCCACGCACAGGGCGATCCGTCCGTCACGGGCGAGATTGCGCCCTTTCACGGTGTCCTTCCCGGTGTTGAACACCACCTCGTCCCCGTCGAGCAGAAACCAGACCGGGGCGATGTGCGGGCTCCCATCGGCGCGAACGGTGGACAGCTTGCCGGTGCGGGTGCCGTGCGAGACGAACGCCCGCCATTCCTCGTCGGTCATCTTCCGTGCCATGCCCCCATCCTCCTTGCTCCGGACGCGGGTCGTGGGGAAGGCTTGCGGACAGATCCTCCAGCCAGGGGGAGACGGAACACGGGGAGATGAACATGGCGCAGAACCAGGGACTCGGCTGGCTTCTCGACGATCTGACCGAGCGGGTGGACCACGTGCGGCACGCGCTGGTCCTGTCGAACGACGGACTGGTGACGGGATCGAGCACGGGCCTGCGCCGGGAGGACGCCGAGCATCTGGCCGCCGTGGCGTCGGGTCTGCACAGCCTGGCCAAGGGGTCCGGACGCCATTTCAGCGCGGGCAGAGTACGCCAGACCATGATCGAGTACGACGACGCCGTCCTGTTCGTGACCGCGGCCGGCACGGGCAGTTGCCTGTGCGTGCTCAGCGGCGCCGAAGTCGACATCGGGCAGATCGCCTACGAGATGACCCTGCTCGTCAACCGGGTCGGCGAACACCTCGGTGTGGACGCCAGACAGCCCGAACACACGCCCACCACAGACCTCTGACCTGCCGGTTCGTTCAGTCCTCCGGAGTTATCCACAGGCCCGCACGGGATCCGCCCGGGCGGCTACCGTGTGTGTACGGCGATCGCACAGGGCGTGAGCCACCGACTCCACGGGGGAGTACGACCATGTCCGCAGAGATCACTGCCCCAGCCCGGCCCCTCACCTGGGGGCCCAGCCGCGCCGCGCGTGAACTGGGACTCAGGCGGAGCGAGTTCGACCTCGCCGTCCACCTCGGCCTCATCCGGACCGTGCCCGACGAAGGCGGCGCCGGGCGCGGTCGTATCGAGCGGGCCGAGGTCGACAGCCTCCTCGGCCAGGACGGCTTCCCGGGCACGGTCCGCGAGCGCGTCGAGGTCGTCGGCGTCACCCAGGGCGCCGCGCTCATGGAGATGCCCGCCGGTAGGTTCAGCCGGCTCGCCCGACTCGGCCTGCTCGTCCCGGTCCGCTTCTACCTCAACCGCTACCGCGCCGTGGTCTGGCTCTACCTCGCCGAAGAACTACGCCAGTTCGCGGCCGACGGCGCCAACGCGTCCCTCCTCAAGGGCCCGACGCCCGAGCCGCTGCGGGGCCGGCTCGCGGCCGGAGTGGACCTGCGCGCCCGCAACTGGCGAGGACGGCAGCTCGGGTTCCTGCTGCGTCAGGCGGACGACGACCCCTGGCAGCGGGCCGGCGCCTTCGCCGCCTTCCTCGACCCCGTCGAGGTCGCGGACGTCGTCAGGGACCCTGACGAGCGGGCGCGTCTGCACCGGTTCCGGCCCGGCCCGCCCGGCCACGGCGCACCCGGTTCCCCCTCCGCCCACCTCGCCGAGGCGATCACGACCGCCGCCGACCCCGACGAGATCGGCTGGCTGCGCAGCGCCCTGGCCCAGGAGATCCGGGAAACGCGTGCCCATCGGCCCTCTCCTCACCCGGCAGCCCCGCAGGACGACCGGCCGGAACGCACCGCCGCGGCGCGGACGAGGCCCGCCCGGGGCGCCACCCCTGGGCGGCCGGCGCCCACCGCGCCGGTCCCGCCCCGAGGGCTGCGGGCCTGGCTGCGGCGGAGAGGTCCACGTCCCGCCGCCGTCTGACGGAACCGGGCTACTACTGGGCCCGGAACAGGCCCTCCTGGACGACCGAGACGAGCAGGCGCCCCCGCAGGTCGTAGATGCGGCCTCGTGCCAGACCGCGGCCGCCGGTGGCGATCGGCGACTCCTGGTCGTACAGGAACCACTCGTCGGCCCGGAACGGCCGGTGGAACCACATGGCGTGGTCCAGCGAGGCCATGTCGAAGCTCCGCGGCCCCCACAGCGGCTCGACCGGGATGCGGACCGCGTCCAGCAGGGTCATGTCGCTGGCGTAGGTCAGCGCGCACGTGTGCACCAGCGGGTCGTCACCCAGCGGTCCCACCGCACGCATCCACACGGCGCTGCGGGGCTCGGCCCCCCGCACCTCCTCGGCGTTCCAGCGCAGCCGGTCGACGTACCGGATGTCGAACGGCTGGCGGCGCGCCATCCGCTCCAACTGCTCGGGCAGAACACCCAGATGCTTGCGGACCTCGTCCGTGACCGTCGGCAGTGACTCCGGGTCCGGCACCTCGCGGGGCGGCAGCTGATGCTCGAACGAACCTTCCTCAGGTTTGTGAAAGGAGGCGGTCAGATTGAAGATCGTGCGGCCCTGCTGCACGGCCGTGACCCGGCGGGTCGTGAACGACCGCCCGTCCCGGACCCGTTCCACCTGGTACACGATGGGCACACCCGGCCGGCCCGGACGCAGGAAGTACGCGTGCAGCGAGTGCACCGGGCGCTCGCCGTCCGTGGTGCGGCCGGCGGCGACCAGGGCCTGGCCCGCCACCTGCCCGCCGAAGACCCGCTGCAAGGACTCCTGCGGGCTGCGGCCGCGGAAGATGTTGACCTCGATCTGCTCCAGGTCGAGCAGGTCGACCAGCCGCTCGGCCGGGTTCGTCATCGTCATCGGTGAGAGTCTCCTGTGCTCACAGCTGGCCGACTTCGGTGACACGGACGACCGCACGGCCCTCGGCGTCGGAGGCCGTCAGGTCGATCTCCGCGCTGATGCCCCAGTCGTGGTCGCCGCTGGGGTCGTCGAAGATCTGCCGGACCCGCCACAGCCCGTTCTCCGGCTCCTCCTTGATGACCAGCAGCTTGGGGCCCCGCGCGTCCGGGCCGGTGCCGAGATCCTCGTAGGCGTCCCAGTACTTGTCCATCGCCGCGCCCCACGCCTCGGCGTCCCAGCCGGCCTCGGCGTCCAGCTCGCCCAGTTCCCCGACCTGGTCCAGGGCCGCCAGCTCCACGCGGCGGAACATCGCGTTGCGGACCAGGACCCGGAAGGCGCGCGCGTTGGCCGTGACCGGCTTGACCTCGTCGGCCTTCTCCTGGGCCTCCTCGGCGGTCATCTCCTCCGGGTTCGCCAGCTGCTCCCACTCGTCCAGCAGACTGGAGTCGACCTGGCGCACCATCTCGCCGAGCCATTCGATCAGGTCCTGCAGATCCTCGGACTTGAGGTCGTCCGGGATCGTGTGGTCCAGGGTCTTGTAGGCGCTCGCGAGGTAGCGGAGCACGATGCCCTCGGTGCGGGCCAGCTCGTAGAAGGACACCAGCTCCGTGAACGACAGGGCCCGTTCGTACATGTCCCGGACGACCGACTTGGGGGAGAGCGGGTGGTCGCCGACCCAGGGGTGGCTCTTGCGGTAGGTGTCGTAGGCGTGGAAGAGCAGTTCCTCCAGCGGCTTGGGGTGCGTGACGTCCTGGAGGCGCTCCATCCGCTCCTCGTACTCGACACCGTCCGCCTTCATCGCGGCCACCGCCTCGCCGCGCGCCTTGTTCTGCTGGGCGACCAGGATCTGCCGCGGATCGTCCAGGGTGGACTCGACGACCGACACCATGTCCAGCGCGTACGACGGCGACTCGGGGTCGAGCAGCTCGAACGAGGCGAGTGCGAACGTGGACAGCGGCTGGTTCAGCGCGAAGTCCTGCTGGAGGTCGACCGTCAGGCGGACGATGCGGCCCTCGGCGTCCGGCGTGTCGAGCTTCTCCACGATCCCGCCGTCCAGCAGGGAGCGGTAGATCGCGATCGCCCGCCGGATGTGCCGCAGCTGCTGCTTGCGCGGTTCGTGGTTGTCTTCCAGGAGATGACGCATCGCGTCGAAGGCGTTGCCGGGCCGGGCGATGACGGACAGCAGCATGGTGTGCGTGACCCGGAACCGCGAGGACAGCGGTTCCGGCTCGGCGGCGATCAGCTTCTCGAAGGTGGTGTCGGACCAGGCGACGAAACCCTCCGGAGCCTTCTTGCGGACCACCTTGCGGCGCTTCTTCGGATCGTCGCCCGCCTTGGCCAGAGCCTTCTCGTTCTCGATGACGTGCTCGGGCGCCTGCGCGACGACAAGACCCGCGGTGTCGAAGCCCGCCCGGCCGGCCCGGCCGGCGATCTGGTGGAACTCGCGGGCCCGCAGCGTCCGCACCCGGCTGCCGTCGTACTTGGTCAGCGCCGTGAACAGCACCGTGCGGATCGGCACGTTGACACCCACGCCGAGGGTGTCGGTGCCGCAGATGACCTTCAGCAGGCCCGCCTGCGCGAGCTTCTCCACCAGGCGCCGGTACCTGGGGAGCATGCCGGCGTGGTGGACACCGATGCCGTGCCGTACGTAACGGGACAGGTTGCGGCCGAACTTGGTGGTGAAGCGGAAGTTGCCGATCAGATCGGCGATCTGCTCCTTCTCCTCGCGCGAGCACATGTTGATGCTCATCAGCGCCTGCGCCCGCTCCACGGCCTGCGCCTGCGTGAAGTGCACGATGTAGACCGGTGCCTGCCGGCTCTGCAGCAGGTCGGTCAGGGTCTCGGTGAGCGGCGTGCGCTGGTATTCGTAGGAGAGGGGCACCGGGCGGGTCGCCGAGCGGACCACCGCCGTCGGACGACCGGTGCGGCGGGTGATGTCCTTCTCGAAGAACGAGACGTCGCCCAGCGTGGCCGACATCAGGATGAACTGCGCCTGCGGCAGCTCCAGCAGCGGGATCTGCCAGGCCCAGCCCCGGTCGCCCTCCGCGTAGAAGTGGAACTCGTCCATCACCACCTGGCCGACGTCCGCGTGCTTCCCGTCGCGCAGCGCGATCGACGCCAGCACCTCGGCGGTGCAGCAGATCACCGGCGCGTCGGCGTTCACGGACGCGTCACCCGTGAGCATCCCGACGTTCTCGGTGCCGAACAGCTTGCACAGCTCGAAGAACTTCTCCGACACGAGCGCCTTGATCGGCGCGGTGTAGAAGGTGACCTCGTCCCGGGCCAGCGCCGCGAAGTGGGCGCCCGCGGCGATCATGCTCTTGCCGGAGCCGGTCGGCGTCGACACGATCACGTTCGCCCCGGACACCACCTCGATCAGCGCCTCCTCCTGGTGGGGATAGAGGGTGAGACCGCGCTCCTGGGCCCACGACTCGAAGGCTTCGTACAGGGCGTCGGGGTCGGCGGTCGGCGGCAGCTGATCGATGAGGGTCACGCCCCCATCTTGCCTGCCCTCCCGGTCAAGGGGGGAATCGGCTGCGGGCCCGAAGATCACGGCAGCTACGCTGTGTCGCCGACGGAGCGTCAACGCACCCGGTCAACTGGACAGCGGCACACGAGGAATGGGGCGGGAAGCGGCCATGATGGGACCAGCACACTCACTGTCGGGCGCCGCGGCCTGGCTGGGCGTCGGAGCGGCGGCGGCCGCGGCCGGGCATCCGATGCCCTGGCCGGTGCTGCTCGTCGGCGCCCTGATCTGCGCCGGAGCCGCCCTCGCCCCGGATCTCGACCACAAGGCGGCCACGATCTCCCGGGCCTTCGGCCCCCTCTCCCGCTGGGTCTGCGAGATCGTCGACAAGCTGTCGTACGCCGTCTACAAGGCGACCAGGAAGCCGGGGGACCCCCGTCGCTCCGGCGGCCACCGCACGCTGACCCACACCTGGGTGTGGGCGGTCCTCATCGGCGGGGGCTGCTCCGCGGCGGCGATCGCCGGAGGCCGCTGGGCGGTGCTGGCGATCCTGTTCGTGCACATGGTGCTGGCGATCGAGGGTCTGCTGTGGCGTGCGGCGCGCGGCTCCAGCAGCGACATCCTGGTCTGGCTGCTGGCGGCGACCAGCGCCTGGATCCTCGCCGGGGTCCTGGACAAGCCGGGCAACGGCTCCGACTGGCTGTTCACCGCGCCCGGGCAGGAGTACCTGTGGCTGGGGCTGCCGATCGTGCTGGGCGCGCTGGTGCACGACATCGGGGACGCGCTGACCGTCTCCGGCTGCCCCATCCTGTGGCCGATCCCGCTCGGCCGCAGGCGCTGGCACCCCCTGGGCCCGCCGAAGGGCATGCGCTTCCGGGCGGGCAGCTGGGTGGAGCTGAAGGTGCTGATGCCCGTGTTCATGCTGCTGGGCGGCTGGGGCTGCGCGGCGGCCCTGAACGTGATCTGATTCGCCGCCCGCGGTCAGGTCGCGTCGCCCGGATCCGCGCCGCCGTAGCGGCGCTCGAAACGGGCGATACGTCCCTCGGTGTCGACCGTGCGGGCCTTGCCCGTGTAGAAGGGGTGGCTCTCGGAGGAGATCTCCACGTCGACGACCGGGTAGCTGTGGCCGTCGTCCCACTCGATGGTCTGCTCGCTGCGCGCCGTGGAACGGGTCAGAAACGCGTAGCCGGCGGCGCGGTCGCGGAAGACCACCGCGTGGTAGTCGGGGTGCTTGTCCTGCTGCATGGCGGCTCCTCGGGCGGTGCGGTAGGGCGGGGGAGGCCCGGTTCAGCCGGAGACGCTGTCCTCGTCGACGATGTGCATCGCGGCCTCCTCGGCGGAGGCCGCCGCCCCGTCGATGCCGACGTCGGTGGCGACGAGTGCGCTCTCCTCGTCCTCGTGGGCGCCCTCGTCGGGGGCGACGAGCCGGCCGGAGCGGAGGTGGCCGACCTCGT
Coding sequences within it:
- a CDS encoding MHYT domain-containing protein — translated: MGHLDHAAFGWLTPVLSYVMACTGAALGLRCTVRALGASGRSRRNWLVTAASAIGTGIWTMHFVAMLGFRVSGTDVRYDVPLTILSLLVAMAVVCAGVFVVGYSQDRNRALVLGGLITGLGVASMHYLGMVAVRLHGDVTYDPVLVGLSVLIAVVAATAALWAGLNIRSPLAVTVASLVMGAAVSSMHYTGMFAVSVRVTPSGEALPGATAMQFIFPLAVGLGSYLFITSAFVALSPTTDERSASASAQRPVRNAAHEQASASPARPGAGASPDPRTERGGHAPTP
- a CDS encoding roadblock/LC7 domain-containing protein, whose amino-acid sequence is MIHDPNPGAAQRSGEVDWLLDDLVARVREVRHAVVLSNDGLAVGASTGLERADAEHLAAVASGFNSLAKGAGRHFGAGSVRQTMVEMDDAFLFVAAAGDGSCLALLTAATADIGLVAYEMARLVKRVGEHLGTAPRVAARPPAAG
- a CDS encoding DUF742 domain-containing protein, producing MTEDRTGVPLEPGSQWYDGEAGPLVRPYAMTGGRTRPGPTGVRFDLIALVTLDPGAPAIGLDSPFGPEHRTLIGLCRTETQSVAELAADADLPVGVVRVLLGDLLELGCVTVSRPVPPAHLPDERILREVIAGLRAL
- a CDS encoding ATP/GTP-binding protein, which produces MVSEQHGPGGDTSALALKILVAGGFGVGKTTLVGAVSEIRPLRTEELLSEAGQSVDDTDGVDQKVTTTVAMDFGRITIRSGLSLYLFGTPGQDRFWFLWDELSQGALGAVVLADTRRLEDCFPAVDYFEHRQIPFVVAVNCFAGARTYGAPDVSRALDLDRGTPVVLCDARERDSGKDVLIQLVEYAGRMHTARLLDSVG
- a CDS encoding PPOX class F420-dependent oxidoreductase produces the protein MARKMTDEEWRAFVSHGTRTGKLSTVRADGSPHIAPVWFLLDGDEVVFNTGKDTVKGRNLARDGRIALCVDDDRPPFGFVVLSGRARLSEELDEVRLWATRIAARYMGEARAGEFGERNGVPGELLVRMTIDKALAVRGIAD
- a CDS encoding roadblock/LC7 domain-containing protein, which gives rise to MAQNQGLGWLLDDLTERVDHVRHALVLSNDGLVTGSSTGLRREDAEHLAAVASGLHSLAKGSGRHFSAGRVRQTMIEYDDAVLFVTAAGTGSCLCVLSGAEVDIGQIAYEMTLLVNRVGEHLGVDARQPEHTPTTDL
- a CDS encoding DUF6397 family protein, with protein sequence MSAEITAPARPLTWGPSRAARELGLRRSEFDLAVHLGLIRTVPDEGGAGRGRIERAEVDSLLGQDGFPGTVRERVEVVGVTQGAALMEMPAGRFSRLARLGLLVPVRFYLNRYRAVVWLYLAEELRQFAADGANASLLKGPTPEPLRGRLAAGVDLRARNWRGRQLGFLLRQADDDPWQRAGAFAAFLDPVEVADVVRDPDERARLHRFRPGPPGHGAPGSPSAHLAEAITTAADPDEIGWLRSALAQEIRETRAHRPSPHPAAPQDDRPERTAAARTRPARGATPGRPAPTAPVPPRGLRAWLRRRGPRPAAV
- a CDS encoding acyl-CoA thioesterase II; the encoded protein is MTNPAERLVDLLDLEQIEVNIFRGRSPQESLQRVFGGQVAGQALVAAGRTTDGERPVHSLHAYFLRPGRPGVPIVYQVERVRDGRSFTTRRVTAVQQGRTIFNLTASFHKPEEGSFEHQLPPREVPDPESLPTVTDEVRKHLGVLPEQLERMARRQPFDIRYVDRLRWNAEEVRGAEPRSAVWMRAVGPLGDDPLVHTCALTYASDMTLLDAVRIPVEPLWGPRSFDMASLDHAMWFHRPFRADEWFLYDQESPIATGGRGLARGRIYDLRGRLLVSVVQEGLFRAQ
- a CDS encoding DEAD/DEAH box helicase; the encoded protein is MTLIDQLPPTADPDALYEAFESWAQERGLTLYPHQEEALIEVVSGANVIVSTPTGSGKSMIAAGAHFAALARDEVTFYTAPIKALVSEKFFELCKLFGTENVGMLTGDASVNADAPVICCTAEVLASIALRDGKHADVGQVVMDEFHFYAEGDRGWAWQIPLLELPQAQFILMSATLGDVSFFEKDITRRTGRPTAVVRSATRPVPLSYEYQRTPLTETLTDLLQSRQAPVYIVHFTQAQAVERAQALMSINMCSREEKEQIADLIGNFRFTTKFGRNLSRYVRHGIGVHHAGMLPRYRRLVEKLAQAGLLKVICGTDTLGVGVNVPIRTVLFTALTKYDGSRVRTLRAREFHQIAGRAGRAGFDTAGLVVAQAPEHVIENEKALAKAGDDPKKRRKVVRKKAPEGFVAWSDTTFEKLIAAEPEPLSSRFRVTHTMLLSVIARPGNAFDAMRHLLEDNHEPRKQQLRHIRRAIAIYRSLLDGGIVEKLDTPDAEGRIVRLTVDLQQDFALNQPLSTFALASFELLDPESPSYALDMVSVVESTLDDPRQILVAQQNKARGEAVAAMKADGVEYEERMERLQDVTHPKPLEELLFHAYDTYRKSHPWVGDHPLSPKSVVRDMYERALSFTELVSFYELARTEGIVLRYLASAYKTLDHTIPDDLKSEDLQDLIEWLGEMVRQVDSSLLDEWEQLANPEEMTAEEAQEKADEVKPVTANARAFRVLVRNAMFRRVELAALDQVGELGELDAEAGWDAEAWGAAMDKYWDAYEDLGTGPDARGPKLLVIKEEPENGLWRVRQIFDDPSGDHDWGISAEIDLTASDAEGRAVVRVTEVGQL
- a CDS encoding metal-dependent hydrolase — its product is MMGPAHSLSGAAAWLGVGAAAAAAGHPMPWPVLLVGALICAGAALAPDLDHKAATISRAFGPLSRWVCEIVDKLSYAVYKATRKPGDPRRSGGHRTLTHTWVWAVLIGGGCSAAAIAGGRWAVLAILFVHMVLAIEGLLWRAARGSSSDILVWLLAATSAWILAGVLDKPGNGSDWLFTAPGQEYLWLGLPIVLGALVHDIGDALTVSGCPILWPIPLGRRRWHPLGPPKGMRFRAGSWVELKVLMPVFMLLGGWGCAAALNVI
- a CDS encoding type B 50S ribosomal protein L31, which codes for MQQDKHPDYHAVVFRDRAAGYAFLTRSTARSEQTIEWDDGHSYPVVDVEISSESHPFYTGKARTVDTEGRIARFERRYGGADPGDAT